From Neorhodopirellula lusitana:
AACTCACGAGTCATCGAGCCATCGCGACGCTGCAACAGTTCCGGAAGCTTGACCTTCGGAAGCGTTATTCGTGAAGTGGTGGATGGATCTTCGGCAAGGCTCATCGCAGTGTCCCCGGCATGCGGTCGTAAACAACACTCATGAAATACAAAAGACGTTCAATCACTTCACCGCCCAATAGACAAATGCAAGCGACCGACATCGAAAAGGTAGTGAACAACATCGACTCAGAAGCGATCGCCCCCATCGCTAGCACGCACGCCGCCACGCCGACCCAACCGGTCCACAACCGCAGCTTTCGAAAACGATCGAGCTGCCCAGTCATCAGTCGGTGACTGCGACGATCCAGATCGTCACTGCTTTCCAACGCAAGTGTCTGGTGTAGGTGGAATCGGCCTTCCCATGAAAGCTTCCACGCCGCTGAGATAGCGGCGAACAATACGGTTGCTGAAACGACGGTCGTGCTACCGCCGGCTAGCCAAAACGCGAAGGAAGTCAATGCAGCACCGACGACAACTCCACTGCCAAAGAACCGAGGCAGGGTCCGCGAATATCGCCATAGTTTTCGCTTGGTAGCGATGTAGATCATCGCACTGCAGTACAATCCCGCCACGCCGAACAAGATCGCCGCCGCCAACAAGGCGTTGTTGGCCCAACTCGGAATGGACACCCAATCCGGAATGCGACTGGTTAAAAATTCAGGTGCGTAAGGGGCGACGACGGGCAGCCACATCAACGCAACAGCAACCGCTAACGCTCCGGCATATTTCCCTAAAACGACCGCTTCCCGGCTGAGCCAAGAAGTACGCAAGCCTAAGAAGACTCGCCAGGCTCGCAACGGCTGCCCCAAGTGCAGCGACGCCAAGTTCAGACCGACAATCGCAATTAGCAACGACGCCGTGGCATTCAAGCGAGTGGCTTCGATGGAAACCGGATTCCCCATCAACCAGCCGCCAGTTGCCCAAAGGCGTTCCACCACGATCATCGCGACGGAGATTTGCGTGGCGACCAACATGATCGCTAGCGGCCAGTGGCTTTCAGCTACCGAGTCGATTGCAGCGTCTTGCGGAATCGCTTCGGCAAGTGCTTCGGCTCGGCGTGTAATGAACTTCGTCGTCGGCTTAGTAATCGACGAAACAGGAGCACCGGCGACCAAGCGGTCACTGATCGCGAATTCCTCGCCAGTCGACACGGTGCGAATCGCGATGGCTTCGTTGGGGCACGACTGCACACACGCTGGTGCCTCGCCAACCTTTAGCCTTTGGTGACACATGTCGCACTTGCGAACAATGCCTAAGCGTTTGCTGTATTTGGGGACCTCGTACGGGCACATCATCGTGCAATACTTGCACCCGATGCATTGGTCATCGAGGTGACGCACGATCCCGGTTTCAGGGTCTTTGTCGTAAGCCTTCACCGGGCAACCATTCAGGCACCCGGGATCTTCGCAGTGATGGCAAGCCGTCGTGACATGCTGCACACCGGCGACGGAAGGAGCCGCAACCGGTGCGATTGCGATGGGTAACGAACCAACGCCTCCGCTAGCCGAATCGGTGGCTGGTTTCGTTGAAACCTCGGACTCCGAATCCAGTTCGCCAATCGTAAGCGTGCCAACTTTCCGCCAACTTTCGGTCTCTTCCAAACCGTTGAGCGTGTGACAGGCAACAACGCATGCCTTGCATCCGCTGCATGCA
This genomic window contains:
- a CDS encoding DmsC/YnfH family molybdoenzyme membrane anchor subunit — encoded protein: MSTASTFDKPATTTADKPLSMTPSSDGSFDLVGMLLKEQQTLSAVEQFSKSHDNLLVEDRQTESDPDQAVYYRRLMPATPPAADQQYAFEVDLDACSGCKACVVACHTLNGLEETESWRKVGTLTIGELDSESEVSTKPATDSASGGVGSLPIAIAPVAAPSVAGVQHVTTACHHCEDPGCLNGCPVKAYDKDPETGIVRHLDDQCIGCKYCTMMCPYEVPKYSKRLGIVRKCDMCHQRLKVGEAPACVQSCPNEAIAIRTVSTGEEFAISDRLVAGAPVSSITKPTTKFITRRAEALAEAIPQDAAIDSVAESHWPLAIMLVATQISVAMIVVERLWATGGWLMGNPVSIEATRLNATASLLIAIVGLNLASLHLGQPLRAWRVFLGLRTSWLSREAVVLGKYAGALAVAVALMWLPVVAPYAPEFLTSRIPDWVSIPSWANNALLAAAILFGVAGLYCSAMIYIATKRKLWRYSRTLPRFFGSGVVVGAALTSFAFWLAGGSTTVVSATVLFAAISAAWKLSWEGRFHLHQTLALESSDDLDRRSHRLMTGQLDRFRKLRLWTGWVGVAACVLAMGAIASESMLFTTFSMSVACICLLGGEVIERLLYFMSVVYDRMPGTLR